One Aegilops tauschii subsp. strangulata cultivar AL8/78 chromosome 2, Aet v6.0, whole genome shotgun sequence genomic window, cgcgtgcctcacccaccgctgaagccgTGACCGACCGGATCGCTTGCGCCGGCGATCAGCGGGGAGCGAGGATGCCacgggagccgaccgatactgggtcgacggctgccggagaaggacgccgcggacgcacgcgtGAAAGTGTgtcgccccgcggacggggagcgcctcgacatCGAGAGGGGCTTCCTGAAGCCAGGCGGAATCATCGGCAACgaagacgagcgcgccgagacggatctcgcggccctcagccaacccaccaccggaaaccatgatgatgggaatcagAAAAAAAGCAACTTCACCacaaagtcgctaagacaccttccccacggtgggcgccaactgtcgtggttctaagactgacactagaatggggggtaggtatgaggaggcaagatcctagctatggcgaagttgtacacacgagttttacgagttcaggcccttcgcggaggaagtaatagccctatgTCTCGAAGCCctgaggcggtcgactggattatgcgtgtgtgggtgtgttacagggggtgcgaacccttgtgccagtggaggggggtggcttatatagagtgcgcccaGGCCAACCCACGTTACAAGgggtttaaggtacatcaagagagggtgttactggtaacgctagtaaTAAAGAGACATAAATGATCATTATGTCTATGAAGTAAACGTCTGACCGTTGCTGTGCAgtgtgactttagatcttctgtctGTCGAGTGATAGTTGTCACGGTCGAGTGACTTCgagtcttccgagtggaatgcttctggtcgagtggatgatgctATCCTTCAAATGCTTCTGGTTTTAAGGTGATGTCCTAGggaagggtgtctaggtcaggtcaatgaccctaccctaggtacatagcttcatcagtCTTCGATTCTCTTGTTATGTTGATGTGTTGTAGCCTTTGGAAGCAACAAAATGCGCGAGCATTCACTGGTACACATTTGCATGTCAATGGAAGGACCCTGGTGGCTCAAATAATGGATGAGTTCAAGCTTTGGGAGATAGCTGGGGCAAAGGAGCTTGAGCTTGTAGAGATtagttagagcatctccaatggcGGGGCGCTAAAAAAACATGTTTATTGCATGCACGGGGGTGTTAGACCATCTCCAACAGACGCACAACAATCGTGCGCGCGCTATACTCGTTTTAGCGTGCGGTGGAAAATTGCATCCTGCGCCGCTTATTTCAtgcgcccgctcccgcgcgcTGGACAGCAACGACTCGCGCGCAACTTGGACCAACCGCCAGATCTGAGACCTCCAGGGGCTGACGCCGCCGCCACACCTTCCCCGTTTGCTCTGACGACCCGTTGGTGCTCCCCCCGCCTATCCCGCGCGCCGTCGCTGCTTCCTCCACGTCATTTCCTCACCATCTCCCCTAGAGAACTCCATTCCTCTAACGAACAGCGCCCGGCGTCCATTTGCAGCTCGACACCCACAAGGTGTTTAATAAAATGCTTGCAAGGTATATGTATATGTATCTGTTCAACTTTATATTTTGTAGATGAATTTGTAGCATATGGTTTGTAGTTTGAAACTAGTTTAAATTCAATATTATAGATGAGTTCATCCTATGATTCTTCTGACGAAGAATTTGATATTCAAGAGGAGGGGGACTTCACAATGATCGTAGCTATACACGTCAATAAAAAGCCAAAACACGGTGGTTCGGTTTTCGTTCGTCAGAAATTTTGGAGGGATAAGATCGATGCCCACGACAGATTGATGAGGCACCGTTTTGCGGAGAATCCCACATACCCCGAGTCCTACTTTCGGCGCCATTTTAGGATGAGCATCGAGTTGTTCAAATGCATTGCGGAGAAACTAACGAGCCATGATCTGTTTTTTCAACAAAGGAGGAATGCCACCGGAGAACTCGGCCATAACATCTTTCAAAAGGTGACCGCCGCTTTGTGTATGCTTGCATACGGTATTCCGGTGGATCTCATTGGTGACCACTTGGCCATGGGTGAGAGTCAAGCCATCATGTGTGTCAAGCGCTTCGCAGTCGGAATTGTGCAAGTGTTTGGTTTAGAATATTTGAGAGCTTCCAATGCCGAAGACACCGCAAGGCTTTTGAAGATGAACAAAGCCCGCTGGTTCCCATGTATGCTTGGCCCAAtagattgcatgcattggagTTGGAAGAACTGTCCTAAGGCATGGCATGGACAATTCCATGACCAGAAAAGGGTTCCACTATAATCCTTGAAGCAGTGGCCGATCAGGAGACTTGGATTTGGCATGCCTTTTTCTGTATGCCTGGATCTTTGAATGACATCAACGTTCTTAATCGGTCACCACTCAGGAATAATATTGCAAATGGTGAAACTACACCGGTCGAGTTTCTAGCAAATGGCCATACATACAACTATGGCTACTGTCTTGCAGATGGCATCTACCCAAAGTGGCAAACATTTGCGAAGCCGTTGAAAAAACCGGAAGGTAAGAAAAATCTTGATTTCCACAATGCTCGGGCGGTGGGTAGGAAAGATGTGGAGAGAGCTTTCGGAATTTTATAAGCCCAATTTGCTATTGTGAGAGGTCCGACTAGATTTTGGAATCAAAAGATCCTTTGGTAGATCATGAacgcttgtgtgatcatgcataaCATGATCATCAAGAATGAGCGTGGGCAAAATTTAGACTATTCTCAGTATGAGTTGTCGGGACGTTCCGTGCGAGTGCGGATGACGGCTGCGAGGGTGGCCCGATTTATTGCCTCCTATCATGCCATTCGACGTGCCGAAACGCATGACGATCTTTTAAAGGATCTAATCAAGGAGTGGTGGGCATGAAATGGACGACGAAACTAGTTTGATGTTGTTTGTTTGATGTTGTATTGTATGATACATGTTGTATTGTTTGATATTGTattgttgaactatttgttgtattGGAAGATAAACTATTTGCTTGAGTTGTAATAATAATTGAACTATTTATTGttgattttttttctgtttgATCTTCTTGATTCCATTTTAAAGTGAGAAATGTTGTTTGTGCTGGGTGCGTGCTGTAAATTTAGCATGCTTGCTGGAGCTATATCGCTGTGCCATATTTTCCAGTGCCCGCTGGAGTTAGCGCCCAATCGCGCGCAAAAAAAAGCTTATTTCGGCGTTGTAAAAAAAATTAGCGCGTGCGGGGttgcgcggctgttggagatgctcttagtgcAGAGTTGTACGGTGTGAGTAAACCCTGCCTTGTCCCCAGCGATATGGCATGAGTATCCTATAAAACTTTGCTTCATTCAATAAAGATAAGGTACCTAATGCATACTCTAAAAATATAAGAAGAAATTGACACAAATAAAGTATACAAAGCTCTCTTACTTAGTACACGGTGAAACATTATGATACATTTTGAAGGAAGAAAACAATCTCAAAGAAACACTATACAATAATTTAGGACAAGAAAACTTTGACAAAACTAGAAAATATTGCAGGAATCCCAATTGGCGATATATAGATGATGGATGCATGCACACTACTATATAACATGCATGCATGGTAGCGGTAGAAAACCATTTCTCGCGGTGTTATCGTCTAGGCACGTAATCCGACATGGTGTGACACGACGAGAACCGACGACCTTGCATAGAGAGCTGCTTGCTTGATTAATGATTAGCCGGTGCCGCCGAGCACGGACTTGAGCTTCTTGACCTGCGCGTCGTCGAGGAAGGTGACGGTCTCAACGACGGCGGACGGGAGGTTGTTGGCGAAGAGCGCGTAGTCGGTGATCTGCAGGCCAGGGTTGGGGCCGCTGAAGGCGACGAGGGCGACGGCCGGGGAGCTACCGCCGTTGTACTGGTAGTGGAGCAGGCCCTGGGGGAAGACCATGATGTCGCCCTTGTAGAGCGTCTTGGTGTAGACGGTGTTAGAGGAGGAGCTGATGAAGCCGGCGAGGATGGTGCCCTCCGTGACGAAGAGCAGCTCGGAGGCGGCCGGGTGGGTGTGCAGCCGCACGAGACCGCCGACGGCGATGTCGAGCCTGGCCGCGGAGATGCCGAGCCCGTTGACGCCGGGGAACTGGCCCACGAAGGCCTTGATGAGGTTGTTGGTGTTGCCGGCGGCGGCCAGGCCGTGGTAGTAGAAGTCGTCCGCCCCGACGCCCTTTTTGCACGGGTACCCTGCCGGCGTGTCGGGGCAGGCCAGGTCAGCCACGCAGAAGTCCTGGGTCAGGGCCAGGGCGGAGAAGGGCAGGGGGAGGAAGGAGACGAGCACTGCAGCGTTGTCCATTCTGGGCTAGCGTGCTCTGGGTGAATGTTGGGTACGTACTGTGTGTGCTCATTTGATGTTTATATAGGCCATATGGTGATAAGGTAGGAGGCGCTTATAGACGGTAGAGGCGTACAGCTGGTACGTACAGTGACGGAACTAGCAGCAGGTTAAGACTCGGCCTATGCTATGCTAAGCTCTTTCcaaacactagtagaaaatagggctttggttcgggcctgACCAgttcattagtcccggttcagtcatgaaTCGGAACCCatggggcattcgtcccggttcgtgagcccaggggaccggccggggccttgtgggcattggtcccggttcgtatggatccatttgtcccggttcctggcacgaaccgggaccaatgggcctcgctcctggcccacaaccattggtcccggttcgtggctcgaaccgggacagaaagctgggctttggtcccggttccagccacgaaccgggacaaatgagttgcccaTATATACCacatcgccgcagcagagcactccacagtgctctgttttttctggccggcgaggggagggcattttgggtgctctagctcacctcctatgcacatgaggtgttcgatgaaatgtctgagccacactagttaatctttctcctctcgaaactcgacctccgagctccattttccccgagatttgtctaggtttagcggtccgtcccgtcccgtccccgtcttcaccgccgtcgatcgcccgcgccgatctcgtcgccggcaccaccgtggtgagcctcttgttcttatcttctttctgaaagaaaacaaaatcttacttcagatagatacttgtctaattttcttacctttattattccttgttattatatagtgcgatggttttgctatccgccccgtcggccctcgtcctgtctatgattcggatgtggtatatattatctttttataactatttgattcatttattgtttatgacaattatgccgaccaacgtgacatagattttatttatctaggaggtggttgaaccggaaattccaaccgaccctattctcgagaagttaaatttagttgaagaagaaaacaattacttgaaggaaaaaataaaaaaattgaggtggagaagatgatattggagttgcatgttgcggatgttgTCGATGaccacaagatcaagatggatgcaatgcagttgaatattagaaagattagaaaatatgccattaccgaggcttggtatcattatgcagttggatcaattgttaccttggttgcgattatgatcgcatttgttgttgcattgaaatattttacataatttcaatgtatggtttaattagatgctctggagagctatatgttgttcaatgagaactatgtatgtactttggttttaatgtcactactagggaaaagcttaccagtagcgctggtttttgagctaccagtagcgcgggcaccagcgctactgctacggcgctacagctattttgtagcagtagcgcgtttttagtccagcgctactggtaagttcAAATACTAGTAGCGCGGCACTTGGGAGAGCTACTGGTAAGTGAGCGTTGCTGGTAATATTTTGGCCCGCGCCACTGCTAACATTTATGTTTTTTTAGCATTTTGGCGCTATACATGTTTAAACAGATATATCTTTTATACAATAACAACTCATCAGGAACTAGTCTGTTTAAATAGCATATTCATTACCACTTGTCATCACCACCAAACAATGTTCGTCAATGAGACATCATATAACAAGTTGGTCACTAGGCATAATCAcaactcctcatcatcatcatcaactctaacacattgtagcacataataaCACATTCTAGCTACGACCTACTCCTCTCATAGGACCTACTCTACCctctctcttaggtaaaatatcataaaacaagataggcatTGACTCTCCATTAAGGAAAATTGACTCTCCATAATAAAGAacggagatcatcctgtctccaagtcttggcctacgcacaatgttgcttccaagtagctcTCTACGATGgttcaaacattttttgaaatcatttattatcatggcttcctcgcttttagaaatccggtatggacaggaGTGATGTGGATACTGTGGCTGACCTGGTCGTGGTGGCCGTAAGCTCATAACATTAACGCGACCTCTCGgcaacatcagatgaggcacacaatccatcgggattttctgttcaaaaacatagtaataactttgtagttagcaatgtagtttagttttagaagaatttatgcagaagatgcacggatgtcgtaatagtagaaAATCTTACCATGATATATCCATTGATGTATTGACCATAATGtagaggagtttgataatagctattgtaattctcaagattagtaaaaaatgCGATAAGACCATCTTGCTCCTTATAAGTTAATTGTGCTTCATCATtagtagtaggttctgtctaccattttccgtacattttttgaagaatgaaaataagctgtcaatggaaataagctgtcaaatattttgaaataaacaatataaattacttagtAAATATGTTTAAGAAACTCACACAGCGGTAGAACTGGAAGCGTGTCAACAACGACCCAAATGGTCATATTATTTTCGTcaatgtcaggatcaccaagatcgaaGGTGAGAAGCATACCCTCATGAAAATCATACGCCTTGCAAAGGGCTTCCCAATTCAGGCAACCAAAATTGGATGAGTTCAcagaattgtatagatttacagcaaaatcataaccatgatgggtccttagttGAATTATCTTTGTCTCCATtctttcatgatcttcaaaacccatcttctccaagacatagcgtcttgcatggcataggataagctagtcgaattgtaaaagacggaaattacacgttgaagaagCAGAGAAGTCGtgcaaaaaataacaaaaaacacTTATCgccgttgcgtaccgtttcaacatcgaaggtctcttgGAGCTTGATGCTAAAGCGCCGACCTTctaccaggtgaggcctgtcgcacagaccgcTCTCATCTTCGCAGTACTCGCACATAGCGAATTCCctttcgtcgtcagacatttcctaataggtaattaataatccatcatcgaatacatatatagtagtttgtagcaaagatcatcatataACAACTAAAACACCTAAAATTTGTAGTTTGTGgtagtttgtagcaaagatcatcatCGAACCTATtttgtagcaaagatcatcatataatccatcatcgaatacatatatagtagtttGTAGCACAAACTGCGCTCATCTtttgcattcaataagcaaataactaataggtaattaataatccatcatcgaatacatatagtagtttgtagcaaagatcatcatataatatcactaatacatctcgagTAATAGCTCCTCTAGGTTCAGTGGGtcgcggtggacacccaaagagaaggaaccatcaccggatcatagctccagtgagatccccaAAGAATCTGCCAGGAATTAGAGAACCGGCCATTCGCCAACGCAACCAAGTAGCGCTGGACGTGCACGTTCTCCTCCGTGACACGGTGTTGTACCACCTGCGTGGGGGACTCAAGCCTCTCCACCGATGCAGGCCCACGTGACCGCTACTAAAGAAGCTCCGGGTcgacgacgggctggctcctcactaAGCTGCGCTCACTAGAAGGTAGCACAACCCAATActagcccggcggagcccagtcccggacatggcccctcggCTCAACCAGgagtcctccgccgagtcgacgacgaggatgcggggtAGGCATCGTCAACGTCGAGAACTaaatgcttaattatgaaaacaaaattaataaacacttagcaaaatttggcatgacctttgctaaaaacaggacatatcgagcgcctgaaatttgccagaacgTAAACGAATCAACAtttctggcaaaacataggccactcggaaaaatatgacatgtccaaaatgtgacatgttcaaaatatgacatTTCCACTGCAAATTTGCATATAACAGgaaaaattgctttaactaaaaaaaataacaacaattgctttaactaaaaaatacCTACAATTCTGTTAACTACACCTAAAACAACTAAAACACCTAAAATTCCGTTAACTACACCTAAAACAACTAAAACACCTAAAACTCTTTTAAATACACTTAAAACACCTAAATTCTATTAACTACACCTAATTAAAAACCTAGCTAAATTTCTGTCCTAACTTTAAAACCTAGCTAAATTTAAAAACCTAGGGTTCATACGAATTAACTAGGGTTCCAACCTAATTTGTCCTAGCTAGGGTTCGATTATAACCTACATTATTCTAATAACCTACATTTTTTCAACTACATAGGATTCGAAATAACTACTCTAATAACTATAActagggagggagggaggaggaggaaggagggaggagtaCCTCTCGGTGGAGGAGGGCCGGCGCCGGAGGAGAGCCGGCGCGGGGGCCGGGGCggccggcgggggaggaggccgACGCAGGGGAGGGCGGCCGGCGGGGAGGAGGGCCGGCACGGGCGAGGGCGGCCGATGCAGGGAGGAGGGCCGGCGCGGGGGACGGCAGCGTGCGGGGGTCGACGGCGGCGCACGGGGGATTGAGGGAGGAGTGTGGAGTGTGAGTGAGCTGAGTGATGAGGCCGGGGGCGCGGGGGGAGGGAGTGGGCTTAACAGCAGCGCGGGCAATGGGCCAGCCCTACTGCTAAGCCCACTAGCTATAGCGCCGGCGCAAATCACACGCTACAGCTAAGTGGCCTGCCCTTTGGCCCCGGCGGCCCGCTAAACAGCAGCGCGGCCCACGCCAACCAGCGCTGCTGCTACTCAGTAGCAGTAGCGCCCGTTTTGGCTGGCGCTACTGGTAAATACCAGTAGCGTGGGTGCCCAAACAGGTGCTACTGCTAAAATTCTAtgtataagcattttcctagtagtgtgtgatgatgaacttctattaatttggtcacttatctattcatgagagctatatgttgccttcaatttcagggtcttatagctcaaaataatcagtaaatgcatgaaaaataaaaaatgaagtcagaaaggtttgaaaattgatgatgtggctttgaatggttcattttgaacacagaaaaagtctggagttcaaataagttcaaaaaaatgaaatcactttgtaacagacgagtttccgtatgaaaccctgatacttcaaaaaagattgtccattttgtacacgaagtgcatccagtttttgccgtaaccctctctactttcttgcacatgctatgtggatgaaatgatgataccatgcgaactttcaaccttttcagagttcatttgaaatgcttttcaatttcagggtcttatagctcaaaatacagtaaatgcatgaaaaataacaaatgaagtcagaaagggttgaaaattgatgatgtggctttgaatggtgcattttgaacacagaaaaagtctggagttcaaataagttccaaaaaatgaaatccctttgtagcagacgagtttccatatgaaaccctgatacttcgaaagagattgtccgttttgtacacgaagtgcatccagtttttgtcgtaaccctctctactttcttgcacatgctatgtgggtgaaatgatgataccatgccaactttcaaccttttcagagttcatttgaaatgcttttcaatttcagggtcatatagctcaaaataatcagtaaatgcatgaaaaataacatatgtagtcagaaagggttgaaaattgatgatgtggctttgaatggtgcattttgaacacaaaaaaagtctggagttcaaataatttcaaaaaataaaatccctttgtaacagacgagtttccgtatgaaaccctgatacttcgaaagagattgtccgttttgtacacgaagtacatccagtttttgccgtaaccctctctactttcttgcacattctatgtggatgaaatgatgataccatgccaactttcaaccttttcagagttcatttgaaatgcttttcaatttcagggtcttatagctcaaaataatcagtaaatgcatgaaaataacaaatgaactcaaaaagggttgaaaattcatgatgtggatttgaatgggcattttgaacacagaaaaagtctggagttcaaataagttcaaaaaatgaaatccctttgtaacaaacgagttttcgtatgaaaccctgatacttcgaaagagattgtccgttttgtacatgaagtgcatccagtttttgccgtaaccctctctactttcttgcacattctatgtggatgaaatgatgataccatgccaactttcaaccttttcagagttcatttgaaatgcttttcaatttcagggtcttaaagctcaaaataatcagtaaatgcatgaaaaataacaaatgaagtcagaaagggttgaaaattgatgatgtggctttgaatggtgcattttgaacacagaaaaagtctggagttcaaataagttcaaaaaaaatgaaatccctttgtaacagacgagtttccgtatgaaaccctgatacttcgaaagagattgttcgttttgtacacgaaatgcatccaatttttgccgtaaccctctctactttcttgcacatgctatgtggatgaaatgatgataccatgccaactttcaaccttttcagagttcatttgaaatgattttcaatttcagggtcttatagctcaaaataatcagtaaatgcatgaaaaataacaaatgaagtcagaaagggttgaaaattgatgatgtggctttgaatggtgcattttgaacatagaaaaagtctggagttcaaataagttcaaaaaaatgaaatccctttgtagcagacgagtttccgtatgaaaccctgatacttcaaaagggattgtcagttttgtacacgaagtgcatccagtttttgcggtaaccctctctactttcttgcacatgctatgtgggtgaaatgatgacaccatgccaactttcaaccttttcagagttcatttgaaatgcttttcaatttcagggtcttatagctcaaaataatcagtaaatgcatgaaaaataacaaatgaattcacaaagggttgaaaattgatgatgtgactttgaatggtgcatgttgaacacagaaaaagtctagagttcaaataagttcaaaaaaatgaaatccctttgtaacagacgaatttcagggtcttatagctcaaaataatcataaaataaaattaataatataagcaaa contains:
- the LOC109772744 gene encoding germin-like protein 8-14; translated protein: MDNAAVLVSFLPLPFSALALTQDFCVADLACPDTPAGYPCKKGVGADDFYYHGLAAAGNTNNLIKAFVGQFPGVNGLGISAARLDIAVGGLVRLHTHPAASELLFVTEGTILAGFISSSSNTVYTKTLYKGDIMVFPQGLLHYQYNGGSSPAVALVAFSGPNPGLQITDYALFANNLPSAVVETVTFLDDAQVKKLKSVLGGTG